DNA from Intestinimonas massiliensis (ex Afouda et al. 2020):
GCGAGGTGCGCTTGGACGGGTATGCGGATGGAGTCGTGTCGGTGGAATTGCTGGGGGCCTGCTCCGGCTGTCCCTCCGCTGATCTGAGCACGCGGGGGCTGATTGAAGATATCCTGCGGGCAGAGGTGCCGGAGGTAACGAGTGTGGAACTGACCCAGGCGGTAGACCCCGAGCTGCTGGCTTTTGCCCGTAAGCTGTTGGGCCATGAAACGGACTAAGTCGTTTCAACTGCAATAAAAACGCTCACATCAAACGATGTGAGCGTTTTTATGGAGCTGCTGGGCAGATTCGAACTGCCGACCTCATCCTTACCAACTGATTGAGGGCCTTCCAACCCTTAATTTTTAACACTTTCCAGTCCTATTTGCTCTGAAAATATGAACTATTCCGTCTTCTTGTGTCCATTATTTCCGCCCGCTCGTTTCCTCGTGTGGGTCAGGGTGTGGGTCAATCAAAGAACACTTTAATGGTATATGATAGATGCCTTTTGCGATCAACTCAGATTTTGCGTAGCAGTAAACAAAAAAGCGTCTACCCCAAATGCCAAACCCGTCACATCACGCTTTCATTAGACAAACTGGTTTTCAAATGCTATAATTTAATAAAATTGTTGTAGGTTTATGCTTGATGAACACATTGCATCAAGCAAGTAGAACAGAACCGTAAAAAACGGAGGAATTATAATGGATACAGCAGGTCTTGTGCTCGAACTGCTGAAACAGAAATGCACGATTACTCCTTTAGAGCAGGACATTCTCGATACATACCATGAGTTGAGCAAAAATCCTTTTAGCCGAGACTCTGCAATCAAAAAGATTACTGAAAACAACATAAATCACCCTGATATTTTCATGGCAATAGCCACAAGTCCCACTACAGTGCTGAAACCTTGGAATACTGTTCCGGATGAAGATGTATGCTCTAACCTGACGAGCCAGTTTGAATCATTGGTAAAAAAGGAGTTGGAGGTGTTGAAGGGTGGCCAATAAGCTGGAACTGACATGGTATGGCAAGGACGAACCTATTAAAGTGGAACCGCGTCTGCTGATTGAAAACACGGCGCTGTCCAATACCGCCTTTGACTCTAACACGGAGAATATGCTGATTCACGGGGACAATCTCCTTGCCTTAAAAGCATTAGAGAAAAAGTTTGCCGGGCAGGTAAAGTGTATCTATATTGACCCACCGTATAACACTGGTTCGGCGTTTGAAAAATATGATGACAATATGGAACATAGCATTTGGCTGAGCCTGATGAAAGCACGACTTGAAATTTTACGCCTATTACTCCACATAAACGGGACAATATGGATGCGAAACTTTTTTCCACTCGTTATGACCATACCCTTGTTTATGCGAGAAATATTGAACAAGTTTTGATTAACCAAGTTAAAACAGATGAGATTCCCGAACACTACAATAGGAAAGATGGGAATGGCCGGCAATATTATTTAAAGCCGCTTAGAGCAATGGGGAAAAATGATGCCCGGGAAGCTCGTCCAAATTTGTACTATGCCATGATTGCGCCCGATGGAACAGAAGTGTATCCTATTCGCACAGATGGTAGTGATGGCAATTGGCGTTGGTCTCAGGAGAAAGTTCGGGCAAATCCAGACTTAATCGAGTGGGTCAATGGTAGAAACGGATGGTCACCATACTATAAGATTTATGCAGACGAACATTCCTCTCGCCCGCCTGAAACTCTATGGAGTTTCCAATTTGCGGGCAGTAACAGAAATGCAAAAGCTGAAATAAAAGCCTTGTTTGAAGGCGATAAATCTTTTGACACGCCGAAGCCTGAGAGACTTGCAGAGGTTATTCTTGGCATTGGCTCTAACCCCGGCGACCTTGTGCTGGACAGTTTTCTCGGTTCCGGTACCACCGCCGCTGTTGCCCACAAGATGGGCCGCCGGTATATCGGCGTTGAGATGGGCGACCATGCCTACACCCACTGCAAACTGCGGCTGGACAAGGTGATTGCCGGTGAGGATAACGGCGGCATTACAAAGTCCCAAAACTGGCAAGGCGGCGGAGGCTACCGCTTCTACGAGCTGGCCCCCACGCTCATCAATGAAGACGCTTTCGGAGAGGCGGTCATCAATCCAGATTACAGCGCCGACGCATTAGCGGCGGCAGTCGCCTTACATGAAGGCTTTACCTATGCTGCATTTCCTGGCCAGCTATCCCGGGCAGGTATTTACACGGGAACAGCTCTATACCCGGATCTGGGGATGCGACAGCGATTTCAATGTGGATGAGTCGGTGCGCTCTCACATCAAGTTTCTGCGGAGAAAACTGGCTTCCTCCGGCAAAGACTACATCCAGACCGTCTGGGGGATCGGCTACCGCTTCGCGCCGTAGAGGCAGGACACAGCATCAAAAATTGCCCTGTGGTAAACAAAAGGGAGGATGATTTATTGGCGGGCAGATGGATCTGTGCGGGATACTACCGGCGCTATGACGGCAAGGTCGTCTATGTCATTTCCCTGGCCACGGACTCCGACAACGGCGAGGAAACGGTCATCTGGACCACCTACCCCTTCGCGGATGTCCCCAGGTACTACACCTCCAACAAAAA
Protein-coding regions in this window:
- a CDS encoding NifU family protein; translated protein: MNVEQRIEAILEEKVRPMLRSHGGEVRLDGYADGVVSVELLGACSGCPSADLSTRGLIEDILRAEVPEVTSVELTQAVDPELLAFARKLLGHETD
- a CDS encoding DNA methyltransferase; amino-acid sequence: MANKLELTWYGKDEPIKVEPRLLIENTALSNTAFDSNTENMLIHGDNLLALKALEKKFAGQVKCIYIDPPYNTGSAFEKYDDNMEHSIWLSLMKARLEILRLLLHINGTIWMRNFFPLVMTIPLFMREILNKF
- a CDS encoding DNA methyltransferase translates to MDAKLFSTRYDHTLVYARNIEQVLINQVKTDEIPEHYNRKDGNGRQYYLKPLRAMGKNDAREARPNLYYAMIAPDGTEVYPIRTDGSDGNWRWSQEKVRANPDLIEWVNGRNGWSPYYKIYADEHSSRPPETLWSFQFAGSNRNAKAEIKALFEGDKSFDTPKPERLAEVILGIGSNPGDLVLDSFLGSGTTAAVAHKMGRRYIGVEMGDHAYTHCKLRLDKVIAGEDNGGITKSQNWQGGGGYRFYELAPTLINEDAFGEAVINPDYSADALAAAVALHEGFTYAAFPGQLSRAGIYTGTALYPDLGMRQRFQCG
- a CDS encoding winged helix-turn-helix domain-containing protein, which codes for MLHFLASYPGQVFTREQLYTRIWGCDSDFNVDESVRSHIKFLRRKLASSGKDYIQTVWGIGYRFAP